In the genome of Microcoleus vaginatus PCC 9802, the window AACATTGCAGCCGCTAAAACAATTAATTGAAGCTGCGGAGCGGCGGATGCGGGCGCTGAAACAGCAGCGAAAAGAACTTTCCCGCGAACTTCAGACGCAAATGCACGCGGCTTACACTCTGATGAATTTTTTGGGCAAATCGCGATCGCTCTCCTCATTGATGCCAACTAATTCTATTCCGACTGGCACCGGCGACTGTTGTGCGCCAAAATTGCTCCACTACGCAGCAGTAAACAATCTGAAACCGCTGGCAATGGCTGAGTTTTGGTGGGGGCCGCCATCGGGGGATAAGATACAGGGAGAATTTTATGGTGCTTGTGGCGATCGGTGTCAGCCGTTAATGGGTTTTTTGCTGTCAGGATTGGCTCAAAATTCGACTGTTTCTAATGATGAGGATTTTACGGGCGGGCTAGAAGCCCAACCCTTACTCCCCACAAGCAATAATTTTTCTTGTGGAACGGGCATCTTGCCCGTTACCAAAATACATATTGTGGACGCAGAACCTCTAGATGTAGGGGCTGTTGAAGCCCGCCCTAAAAACCATAATATTTCTTGTGGAACGGGCATCTTGCCCGTTACGCAAATGCTACCGATTATTTATGAAGACAAATGGTTGATAGCGGTTAATAAACCCTCTGGCTTGCTGTCAGTTCCCGGTCGTTATTTGGAAAATCAAGATAGTGTTTTTAGTCGTTTGCGTAACTTGTTACCGGATAGTTTGGATTTGAATGCGGTGCATCGTTTAGATTGGGAAACATCGGGTATTTTGCTATTGGCGCGGGACAAAGAAACTAGCAGTCAACTCAGACAGCAATTTGAAACAAAGCAGGTTCACAAAGTTTATGAAGCGGTGCTTTCGGGTACTGTAAAAATTGAGGCGGGGACGATCGATCTCCCACTTTGGGGCGATCCAGAAAATCGCCCTTACCAGCAAGTCAATTGGGAGTGCGGAAAACCCAGCGTTACTCGCTTTCAGGTAATGGCGAGGAAGGGAAATTGCGATCGCGTCGAGTTTTTGCCGCTGACGGGACGCACGCATCAATTGAGGGTTCATGCAGCGGATGTTCGAGGGTTGGGGATACCGATTTTGGGCGATCGGCTTTACGGATGTCGGGCTGCTGCGAATCGGCTACACTTGCACGCGCGGGAACTTTCCTTTGAGCATCCGCAGTTGGGAGAAAGGCTATACCTAAAGGCAGAAACACCATTTTGAGCACAGGGCGGCAACGAGAGATAGTCTAGCAGTAAGAATTACATATAGAGGCAGCAAATATTTATTGTTGAGTAATCGGAGCAACCTGAATTCTGAGCAAATTTACAGGTTAGCAGCCAGCTTAAAAAAATCAGAATGCTTGAGACTTGCGTATTAGATGAAGCAAGAATATTTGGTTCTTCCGAACCTGTTATGCAAAATTAAATCAGATTTACCACAAAACAGGCAGAAAGGCTTTAGTAACAACTACCTAAAATGCTTAGTGGTCTTGACATCGGGCTTTTTTATAGTGTAGATTCGATGGAATAATTTCACTTGAGTTACAAATCAGCTACGCTCATGCCCTCTAATGCCGAACTTAAGCTAATGACTCAACTCCTTAATTTGCCAGGGATGAAGGTGAAGAATTATGAGTTTATAAAGCAATTGGGAGTTAGTCTTTATATCGAGAAGGAAGCGAAAGCAGTTCCCTGTCCCCACTGTGGAAAAACCACTAATAAACTTCACCAAAACCATCGATACGTGGTCAGAGATCTGCCCATAATGGAACAGCCAGTTTATTTACAGGTTAATCGCCGTCAAATGAGGTGTGCTGAGTGCAACCATAAGTGAGCGTGAGGACTTGAAGGCAATTCCCAAGAAACGAACTTATACCCAACGTTTTCGTCAAAAAATCCTGTCAGAAGTAGTGGAAGGAACCATTTCCAGAACGGCGAAAAGATACGGAGTTAGCGAGCAAGAAGTAGAAACGATGTTAAAAGATTTGGAGAACGAACTGCTCGAAAAAAAGCCTCAAGGGATTAAACGGCTGGGAATTGATGAAATTGCTGTAGTAAAGGGACAGAAAAATTATTATACTGTCTTTGTAGATCTGGACACAGGAAAGCTCATCGGACTCCTTAACAAACGAACGCAATCCGACATTTGCCAATACCTAAAAAGTTGGGGCCATGAGGCTTTAAGCCAAATTGAAGAAGTCAGTATAGACCTGTGGAAACCCTACAAAAAAGTGGCGGAAGAGTTAATGCCACAAGCATCCATAGTAGCAGATAGGTTTCATGTGATGAAGCAGGTTAATCAAGAACTAGACAAAGGGAGAAAGAATTGCAAAAAGGAGGTATGTAAGGAGAAAAATACTGCCAATAAACGTCGAAAAGAATCAGCCATCAACAAGAGTAAGTATGCCTTACTAAAAAACTTTGAAGACCTAAATGCTGAGCAGATTGAAAAAATAAAAGAGATTGAAATAGTTCTTCCCGATTTAGCTAAAAAATATCAACTAAAAGAAGAATTTAGAAAAATTTTTGAAAGTTCAGAAAATTGGAGTGAGGGAATTTTAAAATTGGCGGATTGGTTGAAAAAAGCCCTGAATCATTTTTCGCAAAGCTGCCAAACAATTCAAAGTTGGATTGGAGAAATTATTGCCTATTTTGACCGAAGAACAACCCAGGGAATGGTTGAAGGAGTAAACAATAAATTGAAGCTCATCAAACGGAAAGCTTATGGCTTCCGTAATTTCGATAATTTCAAGATTAGAAGCCAGCTCTCTATGATTATATTGGATTAATTTTACATAAAAGGTTCGGAAGAACCGAATATTTGCGGGAAATAGATGAAATTCCTATTACTCGAAGGCGCCTCAAAAGTGAGATAATCCCCTTGTGATTTTTGTACAACAATGTGTATTTATTTGTACTAACCAGAGGGGTATGCTAATCTTCCCTGGATATTTCTAGCCATTTAGATTAAGCGAGTCGCACGTTACTAAAAGCAGTATATACCAAGGTCATGAGAGAAGCGAGAAATTCCTAAAATCGGGAAACTTCAGCTTAGGTTGTCACCCATGAGTTGAGCAGGAAAACGAGCTACTTATTACTTATTACTTCTTTTATATGGCATTACTCGGAAATCTCTGCTTCAAAACAGGCATTACCGGACAAGGTTTTTGCTCCTGCAGATTCTCTGGTTTGTTCCAAGTAAAAGGCCCTTTCTTCTCCGCGGCCATCCACAGCAAGCTTTTTGCTCTGGTCATCGCCACATACAGCAGTCGAAACTCTTCTGCTGTTTTCAAATAACCTGCTTGTTCCCAGGCTTCGCCTAGATTTGGTAAAGGATATTTTTCGTGCAAACTTGCTCGAATTTGTGCTCTTGCTACCTCTGCTAAAGTGAAATCTCCTAAAAATCGGGTTTGTGGCAAAACTCGCAAATTTCCGGGGATGGTTTGTTCGTGCAGAAACGGCAAAAATACGCAATCCCAATCCAATCCTTTAGCTTTGTGCATGGTAATAATTGTTAGTTGACCTTTGCTGGTATAGCGTTCTTCTATTTTGTCGTCTGCATCCACAGGTTCAAATCTTTCGGAACTGACAATTTCGCTCAGTACATCCAAAATATTCCGCATTGAATTGTTGCCGGCTGTTTGGATTGCTACCCGTTCGGCTAATTTGTCGGCGGTGGCTAATTCTGTTTGGTCGTATTGCAGCGCTAAGGCTAAGAATGAAATGATTTGATAGGGTGGCAATTCCAAGCTAGCTTGCAGCAAACCGCAGCAAAAATAGCGACATTTGCGAACGGGGTCTGACTGCTGCGGGTCTAGCGGGCCTGGGTAAAGAAATTGCTCGGGGCTAGTCGCAAAAGCATTGTAGTCTTGTTTGGGGATCAGTTGCCGATCGCTCAAAATCTTTAAGGCTGCTTTTAGGTAGTCTGGAGAGTGCGGGCGATCGAGGAATTGCAGCAGTGTTAAGATTTCCCAAGGTACTTGAGAATGTCTGTCCCGCTCTCCCACATCCTCAATTTTAATCCCGTATTTCCGCAAATCAAAGCTTAATCCGTGTTTTTGAGGATTTTCCAGCACTTCTTTTATAAACTTACCTTGTTTGTTTTCCCGCACCAAAATAGCCATCGATTTCAGATTTTCTAACGGCAATTTGGCGCTATTTTCCCCCTCGCTCGCTTCTTCCCCTGCATCGATATCCTTGCCATCCCTGCCAAATTCAAAATCGGCTGGTAAAAATTCCTCTACTAACTCAATTACCCGCTTGCCAATTAACTCAATTGTATGGTAAATATCGCGGGGAGTATGTAATTCTAAGCCTCGACCAATGGGGGCAGGATTTGCATTTTGCTGCGGGTCATCGCTGGGTACTGGCTTAATAGTTTGGTCGCGAAAAGGCTGTTCGGTTCCCGCTAATTTTGAGCTATTTACCCATTGCAACATAAAGTTAGCTGCATTGATAATTACCTGGGTGCTACGGCCTGCGCCGTCCATGGTCGCTAACTTATTTTCTACTTCGCACCGATCGCAAAATTGGTTAAAATAAATCGGATCTGCGGGAGTGAAGGTAGAATTAATCGCTTGATTTGGATCGCCAACTCTGATAAAATTGGGAGGTGAGTTAGGATGTTCGGGATCGATCGCCAATGTTTCCAAAAGCCGAGTCTGCAAAGGTGTAGAATCCTGCGCTTCGTCCTCGAAAACAGCAAATACTTGCTTTTGCTCGATCGCCCTCGCCCTCGGATTGTCCAACACCCGCAAAGCGGCTAAAATCATTTCGTCGTAATCGATGTATTCCCGACTCCTCAACAAAGCCTGATATTTTTGATATAAACCCCCAGCTACTGCTAAAATTTCATAACCGTCCCCAGTATCAAGAGCGTTCATTTCTAACAACTGTTCGGGAAATAAACCAGAAGATTTCGCCTCGTGAATCACAGTTTTAGCTACCTGCGGCAAAATTTCTGTCCGCAAAACCGATTGTCGCCGCAGCCTCTCCGTTTCCTCTCCGTCGAATTGCTGTCCTTCCAGCAAAACTTGATATCGGCGGGGATTTTCGGCAATCCAAAGTTCTACACAGGTGCGAATTAATCGGTGACTTTGAGTAGGAGTAACTAAGGTTGAATTTTCTAAATTTAAACCAGACAAATCGGGATGGCGCATCGCAATATTCAAAGCTAAACCGTGCAAAGTGTGCACCGCAAAACCGCCTTGAGATAAAGACAATTCTGTCAATCTTTCCCGAATTTTAGCTTTAATATTAGCAGCAGCCGATCGCGTAAATGTCACGACAATTAACTGGCGGCGACTGTGAAGCCCGTTGCGGGCGATCGCAATTGCCGACGCAGCAGCCATTCCCGTAGACTTCCCGGCCCCTGGAACCGCCGAAACAGCAAGGGGGCCGCCTTGCCAATCCGCCATGTCCTGCTGCCCCGCACGCAAGCTTTCGCGAATTTTAAGGCAAGCTTGTTCTCGCAAAACGGCGGCAAACCCTGATTCTGAAAGCGTTGAGGCTACATCCGGGCGATCGATCTGGGTTGTCGATCGCATAAAATCAGTATCAAATTCATCTGTCATTCGATTTTAGATTTTAGATTTTAGATTTTAGATTAGAAAAATATTTGTGGGGTTCAGCCTTTTCAAACGGTATCAGAAACCGAGTTGCTTTAGTTGCGATCGCGTATGTCCAGATCCCGAACCGTCATTGCACCGGCATTGAGCGACCTGCATCTGCAGCTAAAAATCCCAAAGTATTCAACCTCTACCGTTTCCATTTCCGTATCGGCTAAACTAACACTATCTATTGAAGCTTAAATTGAAACCACCATAAAATTCAATACCAAAGCCTTTTTTAGAGGAGTCACCCAAATGAAAACTCACCTCAAAATCAATCCTCCCCCGCCCAAGCCAAACCCAAACCCAGCCAACAACAGCACAATTCGTTTTGCTGTGGCGGTATTCTTAACTTTATCTTCAGCCATTGCTTTGCCTAGCTGCGGAGGATCTCAATCGACCGGCAGCGCTCCAGGCGGCGCAGGTTCATCCAGCATCCCTGAAAACCAAGTTGCGGCATCGGCTCCACAATCGGCACCAGCACCCGAGCCAGCAGCCCAAAGGTCAAAAACTCCTGGTGCATCAAAAAAAGCAGCAGAAACTCCAGCAACCCGTCCCCAACTGATTAAAAAAGCCCAACTCAGTGTAGTTGTCAAATCTATTGACGCCAGCACTAAATCTGTTACTAATATTGTCGAAAAACAGCAAGGCGATATCTTGGGTTTCCAAAATCAAAAGCCGCCGGATTCGAGTGTCCGCCAAACCGCGTCGGTGGAGATTCGCGTGCCTCAAGAACGTTTAGAAACGACTTTAGAGGCTTTGGCAAAACTCGGAACTGTAGAGAACCGTGCTCTGACGGCTGAGGATGTGACCGATCAATTAGTAGACAACGAGGCTAGACTGCGGAACCTCCGCAAATCCGAGGAAATGGTGTTAAAAATTATGGAGCGATCGGGCTCTGTCGGCGATGTTCTCAAAGTTTCTCAAGAGTTGAGCAATATTCGGGAGTCGATCGAACGCATTGACGCTCAGTTAAAAAGTTTGCGAACTCAAGTAGCCTATTCGACTATTAGCTTAACTCTAGAAGCAGCAGTATCTGCTCAACAAACTCAGGAACCTTCTCTAGGTTTGCGGGTTCAGGAAACTTGGGGGAAAGCGACTCATTCTGTGGGCGAATTGACGCTCGGTTTGTTTGGTTTAGGTATTTGGCTGTTGGCTTACAGTCCTTATTTGCTGTTAATTGGGGCTGCGGTTTACGGCTTTAATCGATTTAAGAAACAGCATTCTGTTCCGCAAATTCAAGAACCGAAACCGCCTCAGTAGTCATTGGTTTTAAGAACTGGCTTTCCGGCCTGTTCCACAAAGAGTGAATTTTCTTGTGTGGAGTAGGGGCCGTTGCTCTTCTAGCCTGCCCCTCAAAGGCCGATCGACAATCATGACTCACTAATGACGAATGAGTAATGACTAATCATCAATTTGCCATCCATCTTTGGTATAGTCTTCATCCACAATCTTTTTCGGACGCATCACCAGAACAACTCGCCCCAAAATAGGAATATCCGGGGATTGTTCAAACCAGTACAATTCTAAATTGCCAGCGTTATCGGCGAGGAAATAACTGTCAGCATCCCACTGTCTTTGGGCTCGATCGGCAATAATCAAAACTTCTTCAACTTTGCCTTGCAGCGGTACCGGCAATCGATCGCTCATTCCCAAAACCGCTACCGGATCTTCAGCGTTCAAAATTACCTGCCATCCGGGAATCGCCACCCAAGCTCCCGCTCCCGAAAATTTTACCATTCGGAACGGCTCGATTTCCTCCGGTAAAGGCACTGCCAGCAAATCTCTCGTAGAGAGCGGCAATTTGCCCACAACCGGGACAACGCGGGGCAATTGTTCCTCGGTATCGAGTCGGTAGACGGGCAAGCGGGGCGCTTCCCGTCTCGCAACTACGGTAAAATCAACGAGCAACTGCTCGATTTGCGCCCTAGCGGTTTGGCTGCTAGCTAATTTTAAACCGCGAGCAATTAAGCGCGATCGCTCTTGCAAATCGCTTTTCTGTCTCGCCAATTGCCAGCATTGGTAAGCCATAGCATCGCCGGGAGTGTCTGTGAACCCTTGGGGGAGACTCCCGAAGTGCGAAAACTCTTTGATCGCTTTAGCAACTTGGCGAGCATCGTCAACATCCAAATTGTGGGTTAGCATCAAAGCGGCCGCCCCTGCCCGCTCTACTTGAGAGAGAATGCGAAACTCGTATAAGATATCACTACCTTTGCCCATGAAGTGCGATCGAACTTCGTCTGAAGCCCCAGCATTTACCATGCTGGTGTAGACTTGGGCTGCGACGCTCACTTGATTTTGCTGAATTGGCTCAAAACCAGTTTCTTCAAAAATCCTTTGAGAGTTGTAGCCAGCTTTTAGCAGTGCAGTGCAGGCCTGTCCCCACTCTACCCAAGTGCCTTCTTTTCGGCGGAGCGATCGAATTAACTTTTCGGCATCCACAGCAGTTGTGGAGGATGCAGATGCAGGAGGGGATGAATCTTGCGGTGTATCAGTCATAATTGAATCAAAAACTAGCGCTAAGTTATGTGTGGTTGGATACTGGCAAGGCTCGTGTCGCGGCAGAGCGATAGATTAATAGTAAGTGAGTTATGAGACTATTGTTACAGAATAGTTGCTCGCCTAAATTTACAAAGGGGAGTTTATCGTATTGTTATGGATAATGCCATTTCAGAGCTAGATCAAATTAAACGCCAGCTCATGACCCTACACAGACCGAAAAAGCCCAAAATGCTGGTAGTAGACGACGAACCAGACAATCTGGATTTACTCTACCGCACTTTTCGACGAGATTTTAACGTACTCAAAGCTGAGAGCGGAATTCGCGCCTTGGAAGTCCTGGGCATCGAAGGCGAGGTCGCCGTCATCATTTCCGACCAGCGGATGCCCGAAATGAAGGGGACGGAGTTTTTGAGCAAAACCGTGCCCCAGTTTCCGAATACGGTCAGAATTATCTTGACTGGTTTTACGGACATTGAAGACTTGGTGGATGCGATTAACTCAGGACAGGTTTACAAGTATATCACCAAGCCTTGGGACCCGAACGAACTGAAAATGGTGGTGCAAAAGGCGGCCGAGACTTATGAAATTCTCAAGCAGCGGACTGAGGAATTGGATCGCGCCCAAAATCAAATACAACTGTTAGCAACAATCATGCAAACGGCTGTGGATTATCCGAGTTTGGAAGCAAGTTTAGATCCAATTGCTACTGCTATAAGTGATAATTTTTTGGCGGACTCTTGCATTTTGCAACTGGTGGAAGAAAATGCTTTAATACCAGTCCAAGGCACTCACACCACGGGTTCGGCTGTGGAAAATTGGCTGGCAGATGACCCTCTGGTTCGAGAAGCAATTACCTCTCAAACTATTCAGGGTGCTGTGAATATTGGGATCGACACCGCCTTAGCGAGCCTGCCGCACTATCAGAAATCCGGCATTCAAGCTCACCTGACCATCCCGGTGATTCACAAAGGTCGATCAATCGCCCTGATTTCCATGCAGTGGAAGCAACCTTGTTCCCTGCGCCCCGACGAACTCACAACAGTTCACCTCGCCGCTCAAGAAGTTGCTTTGGTATTGACGAGTTTTCAGGGTCATTAGTCATCAGTCATCAGTCATCAGTCATTAGTCTTTAGTCATCAGTCGGCTCTCTGGAGTCGAAAATGATAGCAAACCAATGATTATAGACAAAAAATCACCAACGGCTAACAAAGAAAAAAGCATTAATGACTGGCGACAGCATGACATGAATGCACGGATTAATTATTTTTTCCGGCTGACAA includes:
- a CDS encoding RluA family pseudouridine synthase is translated as MLELDALLDFTDCDRGSIDSHPNYWYEGRCPQSGELLRLPRTRMSEDLARGLMRYLAADDSYDREGKMYGILLVEMPSGEQGILKAFSGLLNGCSIVEGWVPPIPGRDRVAFEEARTLTQLEAMKQELIALNQLPQRQEYEALFREFEVQMQVLSDRHRNCKQQRDEKRQLLCQTLAAETLEIALEQLNQESRLEKIERRQLKRQRDETLQPLKQLIEAAERRMRALKQQRKELSRELQTQMHAAYTLMNFLGKSRSLSSLMPTNSIPTGTGDCCAPKLLHYAAVNNLKPLAMAEFWWGPPSGDKIQGEFYGACGDRCQPLMGFLLSGLAQNSTVSNDEDFTGGLEAQPLLPTSNNFSCGTGILPVTKIHIVDAEPLDVGAVEARPKNHNISCGTGILPVTQMLPIIYEDKWLIAVNKPSGLLSVPGRYLENQDSVFSRLRNLLPDSLDLNAVHRLDWETSGILLLARDKETSSQLRQQFETKQVHKVYEAVLSGTVKIEAGTIDLPLWGDPENRPYQQVNWECGKPSVTRFQVMARKGNCDRVEFLPLTGRTHQLRVHAADVRGLGIPILGDRLYGCRAAANRLHLHARELSFEHPQLGERLYLKAETPF
- a CDS encoding ATP-dependent helicase — protein: MTDEFDTDFMRSTTQIDRPDVASTLSESGFAAVLREQACLKIRESLRAGQQDMADWQGGPLAVSAVPGAGKSTGMAAASAIAIARNGLHSRRQLIVVTFTRSAAANIKAKIRERLTELSLSQGGFAVHTLHGLALNIAMRHPDLSGLNLENSTLVTPTQSHRLIRTCVELWIAENPRRYQVLLEGQQFDGEETERLRRQSVLRTEILPQVAKTVIHEAKSSGLFPEQLLEMNALDTGDGYEILAVAGGLYQKYQALLRSREYIDYDEMILAALRVLDNPRARAIEQKQVFAVFEDEAQDSTPLQTRLLETLAIDPEHPNSPPNFIRVGDPNQAINSTFTPADPIYFNQFCDRCEVENKLATMDGAGRSTQVIINAANFMLQWVNSSKLAGTEQPFRDQTIKPVPSDDPQQNANPAPIGRGLELHTPRDIYHTIELIGKRVIELVEEFLPADFEFGRDGKDIDAGEEASEGENSAKLPLENLKSMAILVRENKQGKFIKEVLENPQKHGLSFDLRKYGIKIEDVGERDRHSQVPWEILTLLQFLDRPHSPDYLKAALKILSDRQLIPKQDYNAFATSPEQFLYPGPLDPQQSDPVRKCRYFCCGLLQASLELPPYQIISFLALALQYDQTELATADKLAERVAIQTAGNNSMRNILDVLSEIVSSERFEPVDADDKIEERYTSKGQLTIITMHKAKGLDWDCVFLPFLHEQTIPGNLRVLPQTRFLGDFTLAEVARAQIRASLHEKYPLPNLGEAWEQAGYLKTAEEFRLLYVAMTRAKSLLWMAAEKKGPFTWNKPENLQEQKPCPVMPVLKQRFPSNAI
- a CDS encoding DUF4349 domain-containing protein, whose amino-acid sequence is MKTHLKINPPPPKPNPNPANNSTIRFAVAVFLTLSSAIALPSCGGSQSTGSAPGGAGSSSIPENQVAASAPQSAPAPEPAAQRSKTPGASKKAAETPATRPQLIKKAQLSVVVKSIDASTKSVTNIVEKQQGDILGFQNQKPPDSSVRQTASVEIRVPQERLETTLEALAKLGTVENRALTAEDVTDQLVDNEARLRNLRKSEEMVLKIMERSGSVGDVLKVSQELSNIRESIERIDAQLKSLRTQVAYSTISLTLEAAVSAQQTQEPSLGLRVQETWGKATHSVGELTLGLFGLGIWLLAYSPYLLLIGAAVYGFNRFKKQHSVPQIQEPKPPQ
- a CDS encoding response regulator, which translates into the protein MDNAISELDQIKRQLMTLHRPKKPKMLVVDDEPDNLDLLYRTFRRDFNVLKAESGIRALEVLGIEGEVAVIISDQRMPEMKGTEFLSKTVPQFPNTVRIILTGFTDIEDLVDAINSGQVYKYITKPWDPNELKMVVQKAAETYEILKQRTEELDRAQNQIQLLATIMQTAVDYPSLEASLDPIATAISDNFLADSCILQLVEENALIPVQGTHTTGSAVENWLADDPLVREAITSQTIQGAVNIGIDTALASLPHYQKSGIQAHLTIPVIHKGRSIALISMQWKQPCSLRPDELTTVHLAAQEVALVLTSFQGH